One Echinicola strongylocentroti DNA window includes the following coding sequences:
- a CDS encoding TolC family protein: MNSIRKLIPFALVVAVMASCKVGQNYKRPDIDFPDTYHGGDSLRDSLLQGKKNMASVNWKDFFKDSTLVVLIDSALDNNLDMRKGRMEMDIGYQNLLQSKANFLPSLGASPFKYNREYYSEYYNNYGSNRARRNHGDDIPTTFYTERKEYVSSLQASWELDIWGKLRWQKEAARAEYMKSQEFQKALQTALVAEVASTYLNMLMLKSQLTVSKRNYELGKNTLRIVELQFDAGETTSLAVQQTKSQMLRAKALIPELEREYAIQETRLNELMGRSPQELDVNHHLEDITFDSTYQTGVPIALIQNRPDIAASEYNLIVSNARVGITKAMKYPSLTISGGIGLNSYQIQHFLDPLGAGFAMLNGAIFQPIFQNRKLKTNHLIAINEREISQLDFKEKIINAVGEVSNALVTIEKLQERHAIAAERLEVTNKGVKDAFLLFQGGYASYLEIINAQEDALENQMELVRLKTQLAIANVELYRSLGGGWK, from the coding sequence ATGAATTCAATAAGAAAACTCATTCCCTTTGCACTGGTCGTGGCCGTAATGGCCAGCTGCAAAGTGGGACAAAACTATAAAAGACCAGACATCGATTTTCCTGACACCTATCACGGAGGGGACAGCCTACGTGATAGTTTACTCCAAGGGAAAAAAAACATGGCTTCGGTCAATTGGAAGGATTTTTTTAAGGACTCCACTTTAGTAGTTCTTATTGATTCTGCATTGGACAATAACTTGGATATGCGCAAAGGCAGAATGGAAATGGACATCGGCTATCAAAACCTCCTGCAATCCAAAGCCAACTTCTTACCGTCGTTGGGAGCATCTCCATTTAAGTACAACAGGGAATATTATTCTGAATATTACAATAATTATGGCTCCAATCGGGCGAGAAGGAATCATGGTGACGATATCCCCACTACCTTCTATACGGAGCGGAAAGAATATGTTTCTTCACTACAGGCCAGCTGGGAACTGGATATATGGGGCAAACTGAGATGGCAGAAAGAAGCAGCAAGGGCCGAATACATGAAAAGCCAAGAATTCCAAAAGGCCTTACAAACTGCCTTGGTAGCGGAGGTCGCCTCCACCTACCTGAACATGCTAATGCTAAAATCACAGCTCACTGTCTCCAAACGCAATTATGAATTGGGAAAAAACACCCTGAGAATCGTAGAACTGCAATTCGATGCCGGTGAGACCACTTCTCTAGCCGTCCAACAGACCAAATCGCAGATGCTACGGGCAAAAGCCCTTATTCCCGAACTCGAACGGGAATATGCCATCCAAGAAACCCGTCTCAATGAACTGATGGGAAGATCACCACAAGAACTGGATGTCAACCATCATTTGGAGGACATCACTTTTGACAGCACTTATCAAACTGGTGTACCGATAGCACTTATCCAAAACCGCCCTGACATAGCTGCTTCAGAATATAACCTCATCGTGAGCAATGCCAGAGTAGGCATCACCAAAGCCATGAAATACCCTTCCCTGACCATCAGTGGAGGAATCGGCCTGAACTCTTACCAAATCCAACATTTCCTAGATCCACTCGGGGCAGGCTTTGCGATGCTAAATGGTGCCATCTTTCAACCCATATTCCAAAACAGAAAGCTAAAGACCAATCACCTGATTGCTATCAATGAGAGGGAAATTTCACAATTGGATTTCAAGGAAAAAATCATCAATGCTGTCGGTGAAGTGTCCAATGCCTTGGTCACAATTGAAAAGCTTCAAGAAAGACACGCCATCGCCGCCGAACGACTTGAAGTAACCAATAAAGGTGTAAAAGATGCATTCCTGCTCTTCCAAGGGGGATATGCAAGTTACCTTGAAATCATCAATGCCCAAGAGGATGCGCTTGAAAACCAAATGGAATTGGTAAGGCTTAAAACGCAACTTGCCATTGCCAACGTCGAACTTTATCGTAGTCTTGGCGGAGGTTGGAAGTAA